The Elusimicrobiota bacterium sequence GTTGTCGGTACAGGCTGTATGGCAACATCGGTTATTGGCACATTTGCAGCAGTTGAAAAGAATCTGGTAGTCGCTTCTGCCGGTGGACTTTGCTGTTTTGAGATTGCGGCAGAACTTGCTGCCAAGGTATCAAAAGGGCCTGGAACATTCAAAGAAGCAGTTTATGATGCTGTATTCCAGTTAGACAAAAAAACAATCACAAAAATGCAAAAGATAAAAAGTTTATGATTGGTGGATATTATTTTATTACCGATTCAAAATTAAGCAAATCCGGAAATATATCTGATGTAAAAAATGCAGTTTCTGCGGGTGTAAAAATTGTCCAGTACCGCAACAAGTTCGGTTCTACAAAAGAACTCTACAAGGAAGCACTTATATTAAAAAAGATATGTCTTGGCAAAACGTTTTTTTTGATAAACGACCGTGTAGATATTGCAGTTGCGGTTGATGCAGATGGTGTGCATCTCGGTCAAGATGATATGCCGTATTTAGTTGCAAGAAGAATTTTAGGTAACAAAAAAATTATCGGGCTGACTGTGCATACGCTTAAAGAGGCAAAAAATGCAGACAAACTTGGTGCGGACTATCTCGCTGTTTCGCCGATTTTTTCAACATCTACAAAACAGGATGCTGGGAAACCGGTCGGAATTGAGCTTATAAAAAAAATAAAAAATGTTGTTTCAATTCCGGTAATTGCGATTGGTGGTATTGACCTTTCAAATGCAAAAAATGTAGTTGAATCAACCGCTGACGGGTTTTGTGCAATCTCTGCTGTTGTTACAAAAGATAATGTAAAAAAAGAGATAGAAAAATTTCAGAAACTATATTATGCTGAACCAGGTTGAGTATTACAAAGATAGCGCGGTTCGGAATCGGATATCTGAATTTATCAGAGGTGCTGAATATATTGTTGGCTATGGTGAAGCAGAAACATGGCAGGGAAACCCGAACGGTTATTATTCGGCGCCACCTTCGCATCTGAATGTAATGTTAGACCGCGGGCTGGATATTTTCAGGTCTATGCTTGGTAGTTTCGGAACAATGCTCACACTTGATATAGAATACTATAACTCAAAATATCCGGGCGAAATTTATCTGAATGCGAACAGTATTTTTACAAATAAAATTCAGCCTATCAGAGAAATAGTCCAAAGTGTCTATACCGAGTTTGGTATCCCGTTTTTAGAAGTCATAACAGGTCAGGGCTATCACTATCACACAATCTGGCCGTTTCAATGTGAGCACTGGCAGATAGAAAAAATCGGCAAACTTGAATACACACTTGAACAGCAGTACCGATACAGACAGAGCCGACATAATTTTCCAACTATTCCGCCATACAAAGGGCTTGGTTATTCTGGCGCATTCCGACTGCTGCAGTTTGTAACACTTGAGATTGTATCAAGAGTTGGGCTTTCACGCAAAAATAATAAGAATATTTTGCCTATTCAGTTCTGTGATATTGCTATGCATCCGCCTGAAGGTATTTCGCTGGATTTAACAATCTATTCTGACCCGATACATATGCGTGATATCAGAGCACCATTTTCTACACATCAGAAACATAAAGTAAAACGACAGGAGATTGGTGAGCATGTAAGCCAGCAGGTTCCGGTTCAGATAACATTCCCAACTTCTGACTTAACAGTGAACCAACTGATAGAAATGCGCCGCCATTTTCAACTTGCTGCACAGTATGCGGCTGATACGAAATCAAATTGCATTATACCTGATGGCTCTTCAGGCTGGTTGAATGTTTTAGTAAAATATAAGTCATCAAAATTGTACGAGTTTCATAAAAAATTTGATGCTGTTCATCACGAACGCGAAGAAAACTGGTACAGAACATATTATGCTGTTAATCTTAACGAATTACCGCCGTGCGTCAGGTACTGCCTTTTGTTTCCAGAACCGCATCTAAAAAAGCCAACAAATATCAGAACATTAGTTGCGGTGTTAAGAAAAAAAGGATGGGGTTACAAGCATATTGCTGGATTTTTATACAGTCGGTTCAAGGGGTTGTCTGATTTTTCACCCAATAGATACAACGCAGAAACCAGAGCCAACTTTTTTGTTCAACTCTATGGTGCACCGATTTATTTGGGATTAGACAAATTGACCGATTTGAACTGTATCTCATATCAAGAAAAAGGATACTGTGTACAACACTGGTGTGGTTATAATCTTGCATGGTGGAGGTGAAAGGCGGTCAATAGTCAACAGTCAATGGTCTATTGTCTGAATTATTATGGAACAGAAAAATATTGAGTTTATCAAAAGGTATTACAGTAATAACAGAATCAAAGAATTGATTTTGAGACAAGCCCGGAATTACAATTATTGTGTTGGTACAGGCCAGATTTTGCTTGACCGTGGCTGGACATTCCCAGTTAAAGAAGTAGAAATTGAACGAATAGAAGAACTGATGAATGACTGTTTGGATTTGTTTTTTCCTGTAAGATGCAGAGCCGACAATTACCTTTATATAATCTGGGATATTGAGTACTTTAACAAAGAGAAACCAGCATTTATATTTGACAGAACAAACCAGAAAAAAGTGTTTGATTGGATGACGCCAGCATTAGAAATTGTTGAACAGATTCTTGAATCGTTCAATATAAAATATCTGGTAGATGTGACAATATCGGGAGTTCATATATGGTCAAAAATCAGAACAGATTCCGATACTTTTTACAAACTGGCACAGGAAGGAACAGTTCTACCATCACTTGCTGAAAAATATGCAAAAATTATTCCAGACGATAGAAAAAGAGTAAGCCCGGTATCTGCTAATCTCGGGCGAGCATACAATACCGCTGGCAAAATTCTGGAGTATTTTACGCATCTGCTGATACAAAAAAATAAAAAAAGAAATCCAACCAAAATCCCGGTAACTATTTCAGATAGCCCACAGTTAAATAAACGGTTCCCATATTCAGGTATCTCGTCGGATTTGACTCAGTATGCACATCCGATTTATATGCGGTGTATCAGAGCGCTCTGTTCAACCCATCAGAAATCATTAATGAATGGCTATAACGAACTTGGTCCTGCGATTGATATTATAAAAATAAAAGGTATGTCGTACTCAGATATTTTGGCGACAATGTGGGATGTGAATAAAGCGATAGATTTCTATAAGAAAATAAAACCCCAAAAAGTAGAAACTCCTGAAGCATCTTCTGGCTGGTTAAACGCATTTAATTCATATAGGAAAAGTGAGTTAAGAAAAATTCATAAAAAATGGGAAAAAATGGATAACTTATCAGGAACGATAGATATAAATCAACCTGAGATAAAAAAGTTTTTTGAGAATCCTAACCCTGCATTGTTAATACCTGGCAATTTACAGACAATTGCTAACCATCTTGCCAAGGGGGAGAAGGGGGGTGAGTGGCACAAAGAAAAAACAAAAAAGATGTTCAATCTGATTGCCAAGTACTATAATAATAAATCTTTTGGATGGTATAACCCGGTTCACTTCACTGGAATCAACTGGGATAAATATGATGCAGAAACTGCCACTGATTTCTGGGGTCGTGTGTACTGGTCGTTAACTTGAAAGGAAATTATAGAATTAACCACAGATGGACACAGATAAACACAGAAAATATTCTGACCCCGATTTATCGGGGGAAGAATCTCAAAACCGAGATGCTTCTTTTCATTCAGACATCCGTGTTAATCTGTGTTAATCCGTGGTTACGCAGTTTTCTTGATATGTTATTTTTTTTCCCATTTGAGAAGTTCGGCAACTTTTGATAATGAAGAGCCGTCTTTTATTTCTTTACGGAGACGGTTTTCTCGTTCCAGAACATCCATCGCACGGTTTGTGAACTCAACCGCTACATCTTTAGGAATAACAATTACGCCATCATCATCACCGACAACCCAATCACCTGGCTGAATTTTTACGCCTGAAATTACTATAGGCACATTTATCTCACCAAAGCCCTTTGGCTCGCCCGCTTGGGGTGTGATTATATTTGCAAATGCTGGAAATTTTAGTTTTCTAATATCCGAGATATCTCGTATCCCACCGAAAATAACAACACCAGCAACTTTTTTGTTTATAGCAGAATTTGTTGCAAGTTCGCCCCATACCGCAGGCGGTACACCACCCGCATCAATCACAATCACATCACCTTCTTTTGCAATATCAATCGCTTCAACTGGTTTTGCCCAGTCACCCGGATATGTCCTGACTGTTATTGCAGAACCAACCATTTTTAGTGATGGTGTTACAGGAAAAATGTCGCTTAATGGAAGACCTCTGTGAAGTGCATCTGAGATATTCGCAGTTGAAACCATTGTTAGAATTCTTCTTATATTTTCTTCAGATACCCGCTGATATAATTCCGTTTTGATTTTTATCTTTTGGGTAATCGCTTTTCTTATTTTTTGTGTTTCTAACTTTGCATTTTTTGATTTTGTAATCGCACCGCCGACAATTATAATTTTTGCACCTGCTTTTACAGCGTTTGCTGCATTTTCGGAATTAATACCGCCAGCAACAGCAACAGGAATCTTCACAGCAAACGAAACTTTTTTTACAATATCAAACGAAATTTGCCCTCGCATCTGCTCATCAATTGGAATATGAACACCAAGATAATCAGCACCGAGTTTTTCTATTTCTTTTGCCCGCGTTATTACATCAGAAACACCAAGCAAATCTACCATAATTTCGGCACCATAGTTTTTTCCAGCAGCAACCGACTCTTTAATTGTTTCATCGTCACTAGAACCTAAAACGCAAACAACATTAGCACCTGATTTTGCAGCGATTTCAACTTCTATTCTGCCGACATCCGCAGTTTTCATATCTGCAACAATTTTTATATTTGGGAATTTTTTTCTTAATTCACGAATACAGTTAAGCCCTTCGCTTTTTATTAGTGGAGTTCCTGCCTCAAGCCAATCACAACCACCTGCAACTGTCTCCTCGGCAAGTTTGAGTGCTCTTTTTAAATCAACAAAATCTAACGCTACCTGTAAAATCGGTTTCATCCTCGTTTTTCCTCAGTTGCTCATTTAGCTAAATGAGCAACTATCTCTATCAATTCACCGACGGACTATATTTCTCAAAAATGGCTTGCCTCTTTACAGCCGATTCCTTTTATATCTTTTGACTTTACAAAAAACTCCCTTTTTGTCGTCAGTGTCGTTAACGAATTAATTAATTCATTAATTTGTAAATTTACAAATTTTAAATTTTGTTTTTTATCTTTTTCTTAAAATCTGTCTGAATTCGGGTAGGTTTTTTAGTTCGTTAAACTCTAATGATTCTCTGGCAAATTCAATATAGGTTTTATCCAGTAAGACTGCACTATTAAGTGCAGCAAGTGCATTTGAATTATCATCTTTGAGTGCGTGCAGTTGGGCTATGTTAAACAGAACCTGTGCAGAATCGGGCTTGATATTCAGTGCTTCACGATAGCATTCAATTGCGACATCATACAACGCTTTTCGTCGGTAAAGAAGCCCGAGCCATTCATAACTTTCTGCAAAATCGTTTTTTTTCGCAAGTGCTTTCAAAAAATTCAGAATCGCTACATCTGTCTCCGTCTCGTTTTTTACAATCCCTGTCTCGAAATACTCAACTGCAGTTTTTTGTAGTCCAGATTTGTTTAAGAAGATAACTGCATCTTTGTATTTTCCTGTAAGCCCAAACACAGTTGCAACCGACAGAAAAACATCCGATGGTAGTATGGAATCGTGCGAGATATTAGCAAACTCAAACATAGCATCATCATATTTTTTGTTTTTCTCGTAACAAACGCCTAAATACGCTTTTGCTTCTTGATTTTGGGGCATCAAAAATTTTGCTTTTTTGAGATTTGTTATTGCATCAGAAATCCTGTTTAATT is a genomic window containing:
- the thiE gene encoding thiamine phosphate synthase — translated: MIGGYYFITDSKLSKSGNISDVKNAVSAGVKIVQYRNKFGSTKELYKEALILKKICLGKTFFLINDRVDIAVAVDADGVHLGQDDMPYLVARRILGNKKIIGLTVHTLKEAKNADKLGADYLAVSPIFSTSTKQDAGKPVGIELIKKIKNVVSIPVIAIGGIDLSNAKNVVESTADGFCAISAVVTKDNVKKEIEKFQKLYYAEPG
- the hxlA gene encoding 3-hexulose-6-phosphate synthase: MKPILQVALDFVDLKRALKLAEETVAGGCDWLEAGTPLIKSEGLNCIRELRKKFPNIKIVADMKTADVGRIEVEIAAKSGANVVCVLGSSDDETIKESVAAGKNYGAEIMVDLLGVSDVITRAKEIEKLGADYLGVHIPIDEQMRGQISFDIVKKVSFAVKIPVAVAGGINSENAANAVKAGAKIIIVGGAITKSKNAKLETQKIRKAITQKIKIKTELYQRVSEENIRRILTMVSTANISDALHRGLPLSDIFPVTPSLKMVGSAITVRTYPGDWAKPVEAIDIAKEGDVIVIDAGGVPPAVWGELATNSAINKKVAGVVIFGGIRDISDIRKLKFPAFANIITPQAGEPKGFGEINVPIVISGVKIQPGDWVVGDDDGVIVIPKDVAVEFTNRAMDVLERENRLRKEIKDGSSLSKVAELLKWEKK